The following proteins are co-located in the Besnoitia besnoiti strain Bb-Ger1 chromosome Unknown contig00007, whole genome shotgun sequence genome:
- a CDS encoding uncharacterized protein (encoded by transcript BESB_071820) — translation MGASIRELMKKERERREKERVQKSLEAARNSQPAPLSSPSSATCPVKCEKATTEVEEEAASVLAASPARPSARKEETAETGVSAPEASAEGGFSLLGDAYDEDSAEAGQVTGEQQHGVAESRSASPPSDEPRDRAGDATGADLPADFFDTEVPQGEGEGAGAEIEETQREEPPSDGDAPAEPEETLARRGLRGRGGPRAAPRLEDFLKEADEGGEEGAVEVAFEIEEPSADLLLPLKKALSKLASQGGGSDDATSLEATDAPPPGGLRERSEDATDAVEGERDERGAAGAAAQRKRNLTQASAGEPDAKRERRADRDVAAEPEEPGAGREGDKAGDKAGDTAGDEDGSLPFSISAALLASTAVDEMKWYHPYATVLHSEILHEEAELEDLRHRVEAATRRREAARQAASSALPAGPKASKATKEAKGSRNGADDELERTAEFLRALETQVAAERGRGDGAADTQRGADPSGGVEGGAEPDEPAGEDQLPYGFFDDEERDAEVRGLVGFKKLKELLARVAEKRREVADDLRQKKETTLQQRQDIQRFLAELEEEEQKAAAYRERVLKLKARRPAGSAAETARDERVAKLKSEPAGTKLDENRGESDAADRVKTSNLKEERSVKPELAEEEKDEAEDEEEEDEEDDFAWRAKSLMMT, via the exons ATGGGCGCCTCGATTCGCGAGCTGATGAaaaaggagagggagaggagggagaaggagcgcgtgCAAAAATCACTCGAAGCAGCGCGCAACTCTCAGCCGGCGCCTTtgtcttctccgtcgtctgcaACGTGCCCCGTGAAgtgcgagaaggcgacgacggaagttgaggaggaggccgctagcgtgctcgctgcgtcgcctgcgcgcccctcggcgcgcaaagaggagaccgcggagacaggtgtctctgcgcccgaGGCGTCCGCAGAGGGGGGCTTCAGCCTGCTCGGAGACGCGTACGATGAGgacagcgcagaggcgggacAGGTCActggcgagcagcagcatgGAGTTGCAGAGAGTCGCAGCGCTTCACCGCCGAGCGACGAGCCGCGAGACCGAGCAGGCGATGCGACGGGCGCGGATCTGCCGGCGGATTTTTTTGACACCGAGGTCCCacagggcgagggcgaaggcgcgggcgcggagatcgaagagacacagagagaggagccgcctagcgacggcgacgcgccagcgGAGCCTGAAgagacgctcgcgcgcagaggcctccgGGGAAGGggcgggccgcgcgcggctccgcgcctcgaggaCTTTTtgaaagaagcagacgaaggcggcgaggaaggagctGTGGAGGTGGCCTTTGAAATCGAAGAGCCCAGTGCGGATCTTCTTTTGccgctgaagaaggcgctTTCAAAGTTGGCGTCGCAGGGGGGCGGGTCCGACGACGCGACTTCACTCGAGGCgaccgacgcgccgccgccaggcggcctgcgagagcgaagcgaggacgcgacagacgccgtggagggcgagagagacgagcggggcgccgccggcgccgccgcccagagAAAGCGCAACCTCACGCAGGCGTCCGCTGGCGAGCCCGACGCAAAGCgtgagcggcgcgcagaccgcgacgtcgcggcggagcctgAGGAGCCCGGAgccggccgcgaaggcgacaagGCAGGCGACAAGGCAGGCGAcacggcaggcgacgaggacggaAGTCTGCCCTTTTCCATCAGtgccgcgctgctcgcgtccACGGCAGTGGATGAGATGAAGTGGTATCACCCTTACGCCACCGTCTTGCACAG CGAGATTCTccacgaagaagcggagcTGGAGGACCTCCGGCACCGAGTCgaggctgcgacgcgccgccgcgaggccgcgcgccaggcggcgagctcggcgctgcctgcgggtCCCAAGGCGAGCAAAGccacgaaggaggcgaagggcagCAGGAACGGGGCTGACGACGAGCTTGAGCGCACCGCAGagttcctccgcgcgctcgagACCCAGGTCGCGGctgagcgaggccgcggagacggcgccgcggacacGCAGCGGGGCGCAGACCCTTCTGGGGGCGTcgaaggaggcgctgagCCCGACGAGCCTGCGGGCGAAGACCAGCTGCCCTACGGCTTCTTCGACGATGAAgaacgcgacgcagaagtGCGCGGACTCGTCGGATTTAAGAAACTCAAAGAg ctcctggcgcgcgtcgccgagaaGCGCAGGGAAGTCGCCGACGACCTgcggcagaagaaagagacgactCTTCAGCAGCGTCAAGACATCcagcgcttcctcgccgaactcgaagaagaggaacaGAAGGCCGCAGCGTACCGTGAGCGCGTGCTCAagctgaaggcgcggagaccagcagggagcgccgcggagaccgcgcgcgacgagcgagtCGCCAAGTTGAAGAGCGAGCCGGCCGGAACGAAACTCGATGAAaacagaggcgaaagcgacgcAGCTGATCGCGTGAAGACGTCAAACTTGAAGGAGGAAAGGAGCGTGAAGCCCGAGCTGgctgaggaagaaaaagacgaagcggaggacgaagaagaggaggacgaagaggacgattTCGCGTGGCGTGCAAAGTCCTTGATGATGACGTAG
- a CDS encoding uncharacterized protein (encoded by transcript BESB_071810), producing MGQSSPLIAAAAAAGGAPAAIRDAAAAIRDAPATIRDASRAYACTRCWEFASQMRSLSLLSRRFSSVFLLALALVVSASLLSPSAPVLGAAASTAEPVLASLSLAASRLAVGVAASSQEDDVILPEDDSGFAEFDEGIVGDDLEEGEEDLLLMQQAATAAGRSAEREKKRREAPADGREHSASAAAANAAEGEDAQHGAREKGVVLERRAGAEGEGGGADEREERVRRARSALREEATNELKKRIDGAIQEMEKSPFPALEADEQILFLETFQDEPLESGRWVASADPKFQGEEEKPLERSCGSKGGRRAKTNGTETESLGDALQDDVCGVLGHLRKFHGISTRLPAPVNDTLKKSFVLQYEILQTRPLTCGGGYLKLLQFPQKQHLREFNHLTDYLVMFGPDVCGRRNQIHFILKIQNPLTGEWTEHHLQSPPKLQPSPFSTLLTLWIKPDDSFEILVDGVTVRTGSLLEDMEPPLQPPETLVVGTAADDDEAASDRRGNKATAASSVKNPAYFKLEHAHRLRDVNAIGLELWTVEGGTAFDNLLLADSIEAARKVAKATFEVRRVKEQELHRRLEQVHRAWLAEFSEKQRALEAEHEAAIKAALPPPSLLDALALRLEQLREFTGLPLFALAAVACCIV from the exons ATGGGGCAGTCCTCGCCTCTGatagccgctgctgcagcggctggcggcgctccagcggctatcagagacgctgcagcggctaTCAGAGACGCTCCAGCGACTATCAGAgacgcttcgcgcgcgtATGCCTGCACGCGGTGTTGGGAGTTCGCCTCCCAGATGCGCAgcttgtctctcctctctcgccgcttctcctccgtcttcctgctcgctctcgctctcgttgtgtcggcgtctctgctgtctccaTCTGCGCCCGTCttgggcgcggccgcctcgacTGCGGAGCCCGTTTTggcgtctctttctctcgcggcctcgcgcctcgctgtcggggtcgcggcgtcttcgcaggAGGACGACGTGATTCTACCCGAGGACGACTCAGGCTTTGCGGAGTTCGACGAGGGCATCGTCGGCGACGACctcgaagagggcgaagaggatcTCTTGCTCAtgcagcaggccgcgacggccgctgggcgctcggcggagagagagaagaagcggcgcgaggcgcctgcagacggcAGAGAGCActccgcgagcgctgcggcagccaacgcggccgagggcgaggacgcccagcacggcgcgcgagagaagggcgtcgtcctcgagcGCAGAGCTGGCGCtgaaggagagggaggcggcgcagacgagcgcgaagagcgcgtgcgcagggCGCGTTCGGCGctgagggaggaggcgacgaacgagctgaagaagcgcaTCGACGGCGCCATCCAAGAGATGGAGAAAAGCCCCTTTCCTGCGTTGGAGGCAGACGAACAGATCCTGTTCCTCGAAACCTTCCAAGATGAGCCGCTGGAGAGCGGCCGATgggtcgccagcgccgaccCCAAGTTTCAGGGTGAGGAAGAAAAGCCTCTCGAGCGTAGTTGCGGTTCAAAGGGCGGGCGCAGGGCCAAAACAAACGGGACGGAGACTGAATCGCTTGGAGATGCGCTGCAAGATGATGTGTGTGGTGTTTTGGGACATCTG cGCAAGTTCCACGGCATCTCGAcgcggctgcctgcgccggtGAACGACACGCTGAAAAAGTCCTTTGTGCTGCAGTACGAGAtcctgcagacgcggccgctgaCCTGTGGTGGCGGCTAcctgaagctgctgcagttcCCGCAGAAGCAGCATCTGCGCGAATTCAACCACCTCACGGACTATCTCGTCATGTTCGGCCCTGACGTCTGTGGCCGCAGGAACCAAATTCACTTCATCCTCAAAATCCAAAACCCCCTCACCGGAGAGTG GACCGAGCATCATCTGCAGAGTCCGCCGAAGCTTCAGCCGTCCCCGTTCTCGACGCTGCTCACGCTGTGGATCAAGCCCGACGACTCCTTCGAGATCCTCGTGGACGGCGTGACGGTGCGAACT GGTAGCCTCCTGGAGGACATGGAGCCGCCGCTTCAGCCGCCGGAGACTTTAGTCGTCGGTaccgccgcggacgacgacgaggcggcaagCGACCGCAGAGGAAACAAG GCGACAGCGGCTTCGAGTGTGAAGAACCCTGCCTACTTCAAACTTGAG CATGCGCACCGGCTGCGAGACGTGAACGCAATCGGTTTGGAGCTGTGGACCGTCGAGGGCGGAACAGCGTTTGACAACCTGCTGCTCGCGGACTCcatcgaggccgcgcggaaggTAGCCAAAGCGACCTTCGAA GTTCGTCGTGTGAAGGAGCAGGAGCTGCATCGGCGTCTCGAGCAAGTTCACAGAGCGTGGCTCGCTGAGTTCTCTGAAAAGCAGCGTGCGCTGGAAGCCGAGCACGAGGCGGCCATcaaggcggcgctgcctccgccatCGCTTCTGGATGCGCTCGCCCTCCGACTTGAGCAGCTCCGCGAGTTCACGGGTTTGCCTCtgttcgccctcgcggccgtcgcctgctgcaTCGTGTAA
- a CDS encoding WD domain, G-beta repeat-containing protein (encoded by transcript BESB_071800), with product MTPQACASSSSVRENGQDECFLDPSQAVDAEFVLPRGEGAEDDVSMNDEGPEDDEDDGDEVDEDESGFPAAPPGCRWVIETPEGEFLDMDDASASVCPELVAEASRRLRATCEGATDALVAAASLSSPSRFGGRPLVALGSCDDKCRLYLLRSSSLVAEGREALSADAAAGPLALQPSAVLSEGKDTVSATAFSFDGKLLACGCFDGDVRVYLIPADDSAASSSSPSSSSSSSSASASSVSAEAFPVSLLHALTGPAQDVTAVAFHPRGYAVLAASADQTAWVWLLPASLSSAKRAAAPVVLSVFVGSAPLTACAFSADGRNCIVGAEDGSVSVYEAKSGQTLFAFAHPALNPQVQDPGAFVPRPQLLGFGRDAAAPLRADGDAEEDAETARGVVALKLFAGGADEAAAAAGLEGLVCVGYEDGWILLFHEKTGKIHFASSAHLGSVEAVEFVPPPVAASPAAPAPATPTPTPTPTPTAVAADELDSPLGLEFFAPSPRADRASRVGALAAWREQLQQGCLVTAGLEGGVFVWSLSQKKVRASLSLAALSRAAFPALAAAAAKSAEGAEGEARAAEEGPALFAAEEGFTRICRHPRGLPLALAGTTEGKLVLLDLRRGEPLSVWAAHAGAVMEIRSLARGAPGELPREREWEVLSAGEDGLGKLWSFDVLEELRGGASQA from the coding sequence AtgacgccgcaggcctgcgcctcttcttcttccgtgcGCGAGAATGGGCAGGACGAGTGCTTCCTTGATCCTTCGCAGGCAGTCGATGCAGAGTTCGTCCTTccgcggggggagggcgcggaagacgacgtcTCGATGAACGATGAAGGcccagaagacgacgaggacgatgGCGACGAGGTGGATGAAGACGAGTCAGGGTTTCCCGCGGCTCCTCCAGGCTGCCGCTGGGTGATTGAGACTCCTGAGGGAGAGTTTCTTGACATGGATGATGCCTCTGCATCCGTTTGCCCCGAGCTTGTCGCGGAGgcctctcggcgcctccgcgcgacctgcgagggcgccacagacgcactggtcgcggccgcctcgctctcctcgccctcgcgcttcggcggAAGACCGCTCGTCGCACTCGGCTCATGCGACGACAAATGCAGACTCTACTTGCTtcgttcttcttccctcgTTGCGGAAGGACGCGAGGCTCTttctgcggacgcggcggcgggccctctcgcgctgcagcccagCGCCGTCCTCAGCGAGGGCAAGGATACCGTCTCTGCGACCGCCTTCTCGTTCGACGGCAaactcctcgcctgcggatgCTTCGACGGGGACGTCCGAGTCTACCTGATCCCAGCCGACgattccgccgcctcctcttcgtctccttcttcttcctcttcctcttcttctgcgtccgcgtcttccgtttcggcggaggcgtttccagtgtcgctgctgcacgcgctgACGGGCCCTGCGCAGGACGTGACGGCGGTGGCGTTTCATCCGCGGGGCTACGCGGTCTTagcggcgtccgcggatCAGACGGCGTGGGTGTGGCTGcttcctgcgtcgctctcgagcgcgaagcgcgccgccgcgccggtcgTGCTTTCTGTCTTTgtcggctccgcgccgctgacggcctgcgccttctccgcagaCGGCCGCAACTGCAtcgtcggcgcggaggacggcagcGTGAGCGTCTACGAGGCTAAGAGCGGTCAGACgcttttcgccttcgcgcacCCCGCGCTGAATCCGCAGGTGCAGGACcccggcgccttcgtcccgcgcccgcagctcctcggcttcgggcgagacgccgccgcccctctacgcgccgacggagacgcggaggaagacgcggagaccgcgcgcggcgtcgtcgccctcaagctcttcgcgggcggcgccgacgaggccgccgctgcggcggggctGGAGGGCCTCGTGTGCGTCGGCTACGAGGACGGCTGGATTCTCCTCTTCCACGAGAAAACGGGAAAAATCcacttcgcctcctccgcgcacCTCGGCTCCGTCGAGGCGGTCGAGTTCGTCCCGCCGCCCGTCGCGGcgagccccgccgcccccgcccccgcgacCCCGACCCCGACCCCGACCCCGAccccgaccgcggtcgcggccgaCGAGCTCGACTCGCCGCTGGGCCTCGAGTTCTTTGCGCCGAGCCCGCGAGCGgaccgcgcctcgcgcgtaggggcgctcgcggcctggcgtgagcagctgcagcagggctGCCTGGTCACCGCCggcctcgagggcggcgtTTTCGTCTGGAGTCTCTCGCAGAAGAAAGTccgcgcgtccctctcgctggctgcgctctcgcgcgcggccttcccggcgctcgccgccgcagccgcgaaatctgcagagggcgcagagggTGAGGCGCGGGCTGCTGAAGAGGGTccggcgctcttcgccgcggaggagggcttCACGCGTATCTGTCGGCACCCGAGGggcctgccgctggcgctggCGGGCACGACGGAGGGGAAGTTGGTACTGCTTgatctgcgccgcggcgagccgtTGAGCGTCTGGGCcgcccacgcaggcgccgtgATGGAAAtccgctccctcgcgcggggcgcgcccggcgagctgccgcgcgaaCGCGAGTGGGAAGTCCtcagcgccggcgaagacggccTCGGCAAGCTGTGGAGCTTCGACGTACTCGAAGAGctcagaggaggcgcctcgcAAGCGTAG
- a CDS encoding microneme protein MIC13 (encoded by transcript BESB_071830), whose translation MAFTHAVRVTPVFMAVLTASCLVNEKTSSFASTGPGFLTSPSFAAAEELATAGALQQQLDRWCQEEFVRLCDKKYSSFCNRTAVARFGKGVGGQQTNEWRCYDAHPLQSSKREVQCVDNCGNHIPCLGAVNASTTNHASRPSEITKLLDEQVRRFCSSFQNAADNVCSAKRNGSVARKGLGEDGRSSGDWACYKKDSLVYEAPAVCANNCGEDVGCVGGPSSGVGGAQTSDVEEIRAIMTDKSGACPSASGCVSTVVNPPLCLTEGETGSPADNDMSHESRRLDEIETLCRGNNDASCSGISSQKVLCPKSPATGGVHCFPAVQLGGRETPKNLDDCIICSA comes from the exons ATGGCGTTCACTCATGCCGTGAGAGTCACGCCGGTTTTCATGGCGGTACTCACTGCCTCCTGCTTGGTGAATGAGAAGACCAGCTCGTTTGCGTCGACCGGCCCCG GATTTCTGACTTCCCCTTCATttgcagctgctgaagaaCTCGCCACAGCGGGGGCGCTACAACAGCAGTTGGATCGCTGGTGTCAAGAGGAGTTCGTTCGGCTCTGCGACAAGAAATACTCATCTTTTTGCAATCGGACGGCTGTTGCACGGTTTGGAAAAGGCGTCGGAGGGCAGCAGACCAACGAGTGGCGGTGTTATGATGCGCATCCTCTCCAATCCAGCAAACGCGAAGTTCAGTGTGTCGATAACTGTGGGAATCATATTCCATGCTTAGGCGCTGTCAACGCCTCAACTACGAACCATGCCTCACGCCCAAGCGAAATCACTAAGCTCCTGGATGAGCAAGTTAGGCGTTTCTGCAGTTCTTTCCAAAATGCCGCGGACAATGTCTGCAGCGCCAAAAGAAATGGAAGTGTCGCCAGAAAGGGGCTTGGGGAAGACGGTAGATCAAGTGGAGACTGGGCGTGCTACAAGAAG GATAGTTTAGTTTACGAGGCGCCGGCCGTGTGTGCGAACAACTGCGGAGAAGACGTAGGATGCGTCGGCGGCCCCAGCA GCGGAGTTGGTGGAGCTCAAACGAGTGACGTTGAAGAAATCAGAGCCATCATGACGGATAAGTCTGGCGCCTGTCCTTCAGCATCTGGGTGTGTTTCTACTGTCGTTAATCCTCCCCTTTGTTTGACTGAAGGTGAAACCGGATCACCTGCTGACAACGACATGTCGCATGAAAGCCGCAGACTGGATGAAATAGAGACTTTGTGCCGAGGCAACAACGATGCCAGCTGCTCTGGGATTTCAAGTCAGAAAGTGCTATGTCCGAAATCACCAGCGACCGGCGGTGTCCACTGTTTCCCTGCAGTTCAGCTGGGTGGCAGGGAAACCCCGAAGAACCTCGATGACTGCATCATCTGCAGCGCGTAG